In Quercus robur chromosome 11, dhQueRobu3.1, whole genome shotgun sequence, the sequence cccataaatagtaccaacaAGTGCAatgggacctatgaatagtagcaaaaataagctaaatagtaaaaaaaatctagctTTTTAAGCTAGTGCCAAACGCAacctaagtgtgcgtttggcatggattatttttgccaacttattttattattcagtttatttttgctactattcatgggtctcactacactttttggtactattcatagatcctactatactatttcagctaatttttacctttatctacaatactttcagcaaaaagttttcagtttcagcaaaataagcaaatccCAAATGGACACTAATTAAGTGTCTGTTTGAGAACAGCGTATCTAGCTTTTTGCTGAAAGAAtgctaaaatatacttgtaccttgaaaattttgaaaaagtgaaaaaaaaaaaaaaaaaaaaaaaaaaaaagggaaaaagtgaagttttaaaaaaactgcatataaaaactaaaagttaaatgTTGAAGCTGATACCAAACAACCTCTAAGCAATGCATCTACCAGAGTAGGCTTCTCCACAAATTTTGTGTTTCCTCATGCCATTTCTAAGGATTTAAAAACCAGTGTCTAATTATATTATACTATTGTAACAAACATCTTAATGATTGTCAAATGGAGGGCACATGATCATTCTAATATATGTTTACTACATTAagatatcatatatttttagagtaaattgcattttttttggcTCTCAAATATGAGGTTAGTTGGATTTTAGTCTCTCAATTTTATGAGGTTTGGGATAAGACACCCATGTGAAACAACCAAATTGAACCAACCTAATATTTAAGTGATCAAACTCAGACCAACCCTCTATTTAAGTAACCGAAATTGTACCAATCTCATATTAAAggaatcaaaaatcaaattaaccaagctcccaaaaaaaaaaaaaaaaatttaccacaAATTTCAGAGATGAAACTATTCattttttccaaatttcaaGGATCTTTTtttaagcaagaaaaaaaaaagatgtcatATTTCACTTCTACCCAGTAATAATGAGCATAATTACTCATTTCAAATGCCCCAGAAGTAGTATGCTTGTGTCAAATACCAAATGGAATATATAATATAGAACTTTTCTCGTCGTTAGAAAAGCTTCTTTTAACTTGTGACAAAGATCCGTGAATATTTTTGGGTGAAAAAAGTGAGCAACAATTGAATGGAAATCGATCAGTACATATAACTTATAAGAAAGAGATGCATAGCATATAGGTACTAAAGTTTTTGAAAAGCAAAAATCTTTTCAATGCCTCTTGCTCCATCAGCTACTAGTCCTCCTTAGATTCAAATGGAGTAAGTAGCCTTGTACCGTTAGCACTTACCATGAGGTTAGGTTCAAACGAGAGTGAAGGTCAAATAAAATAAGTGAAGCCCTAGAACAATAATCAGATTAGGACATGGCCCAGACCATTTATTCACTTGGTATTTCAGAACTACCATAGCCCTTTGTATGCCTCATAATTGctttatgaataaaatttatTCTGCAACTACCTTGAAGTTATTAAAGACAGCGAAAGCATTATTATCTATAATGTATATTGTCCTTCTACAAGTGtgtgaaaatttaaaatgcGGTGGACTTTGTAACAAAATTGATTGATAAATGTAGGTGATCCACGTGAAGTTGATGTGTACTTCAATAATCTCAATGTCTTTAATGTGCCTTCTATTTTTGATAGCCTCTCTAACTGTatggtcttaaaaaaaaatcaaataatgcaGTGCCATTTGCCAATTTtgcaaaataatgaaaaacttTACAGTAATCCAACCTGTATTTTTGTAAAAAGCATATTATTTATGAGAGCTGGTTAGTAGGTTTAGAGAGATAAAGAGAACACAGAAAGATATGAGTTGTGTAGTTGAGAGCTGATTCAATGAAAGATAATGGCCTTACGTGACAAAGGCAAGTGTGCATCGTGACTGTCTTTCTCATATTGAAAACTATAATTCATTTCAATGGGTCCTTAGCCTCATGTGAGGCTTTAAAGTTTGGTGTCGGTGAGCCTTTCATATGATCATATCCTTGCTTCAATATCACTATATAACAAGGCTTTTGGAACTCTTATCACTCAAACCATAGAAGCATATAGCTTCTTAGCTCATAAGCTATTTTCTTCAGTTTTAACACTTCATCTCCGTGCTTCATAATTATTGGGAGCCAAAGGAGTGGTTTCCCAATGCGGATTCTTCCTTTGTGCTTCTGGGCCACCTTGCTTTTTACAGCAAGTTTCTGCTATGGTGATCATAAGACAGTTGAGGTAGTTGGGCTAGGAGAATGTGCAGACTGTGACCAGAGTAACATTAAGGCTAAACATGCCTTtacaggtatggttttcttttttggaaccGTCGTAAATACTGAATTGTTCATGGTCGATgcattgtttcttttttattctattcATGATAAGTGCATTGTTCTTTTAAATGTCAATGTCAAGTTTGCTTTGTAAAAGTGCAATGTTAGCATGCTCTGACTTGAAATGGTACTATTTTCTAATCTTGGTCCCATATTTTGTTTAGGGTAAAAGTTATGGACATTTCCTTTGGTGTGACACatcaaaaatattgtttttatctttttcaatgataattaaattcattcatgTGATTCATTGGTGGATGCTACCACgtgattaaatttaattgggcaACCTAAGATACGTCaagtaaaaaattatacttaagTTTAATCTACATTCTAATACttgaaaatggtaaaaatagAAACTACCTGACATGGGAGTCCAATAGCACCAATTGGTCGGATTCAAGGTGGCTATTATCCAGTCAGATCTGATACTGTTTGCTATTcttattttcttgtgttttgtcTCAATCAAATTACTGACTTTTTTCTTGCATATGATTAATGATGCCATATACAAACAATATTGAAAAACAAGtaacaataattttgtgtatCATTGTGCAGGGCTTCGAGTGACAATTGATTGCAAGCCAGAAAATGGACACTTTAAGACAAGAGGGGTAGGGAAACTCGATGAAGAAGGAAAGTTCAAAGTGTCTGTTCATCATAAGATTGTAAAAGATGGAAAACTAAATGAAGAGTGTTATGCACAGCTTCACAGTGCATCAGCTGCACCATGCCCTGCACATAATGGCCTTGAGTCTTCAAAAGTAGTATTCAAGTCCAAAGCCAAAGGAAAATACACGTTTGGGTTGGTTGGTAAACTCAAGTTCTCCCCTGTGACATGCACTTCAGCTTTCTTGTGGCCTCACTTTAAACACCCACCACTACCCAAATTGCCACCTTTGCCTAAGTTGCCTCCCCTTTCTAAGTTCCACCATCCACATTTTAAGAACTTTGGTCATACATTTCCCTTCCCTCCTAAGGTATTTCCACCACTACCACCAAAGGTCTTTCCTCCCATATTTAAGAAGCCTCTTCCTCCACCAATACCCGGCTTCCCTCCTAAGGTCATTTCACCACTACCACCAAAGGTCTTCCCTCCCATATACAAAAAGCCTCTTCCTCCACCAGTACCTATCGACAAGAAGCCACTTCCTCCACCAGTTCCTATCTACAAAAAGCCGCTTCCACCTCCAATTCCAAAATTCAAGGCGCCACTTCCACCTCTTCCTAA encodes:
- the LOC126705353 gene encoding proline-rich protein 4, with the protein product MRILPLCFWATLLFTASFCYGDHKTVEVVGLGECADCDQSNIKAKHAFTGLRVTIDCKPENGHFKTRGVGKLDEEGKFKVSVHHKIVKDGKLNEECYAQLHSASAAPCPAHNGLESSKVVFKSKAKGKYTFGLVGKLKFSPVTCTSAFLWPHFKHPPLPKLPPLPKLPPLSKFHHPHFKNFGHTFPFPPKVFPPLPPKVFPPIFKKPLPPPIPGFPPKVISPLPPKVFPPIYKKPLPPPVPIDKKPLPPPVPIYKKPLPPPIPKFKAPLPPLPKKPCPPPIPVYKKPLPPSVPIYKKPLPPPIPKFKEPLPPLPKKPCPPPIPVYKKPLPPPVPVYKKPFPPPVPIYKKPLPPPIPIYKKPLPPPLPIYKKPLPPPIPIFKKPLPPPIPVFKKPFLPPIPIYKPKPPIFHKPLPPFPKIPPFFKKPWPPIPEPLLPKLPPIPKLHPKYFPHLKFKKFPPLPPFPSHP